The following are encoded in a window of Mustela nigripes isolate SB6536 chromosome 1, MUSNIG.SB6536, whole genome shotgun sequence genomic DNA:
- the LGALS12 gene encoding galectin-12 isoform X1, translated as MSPGEKLDPLPDPFILQPPIFHPVVPYVATIFGGLRAGKMVMLQGVVPLEARRFQIDFQCGCSVHPRPDIAVHFNPRFHTTKPHVICNTLHSGRWEAEARWPRVPLQRGAPFRLLFLFGNEDMKVSVNGQHFLHYRYRLPLSRVDTLGIFGDILVEAIGFLNISPFAEGGSEYPVGYPFLLKSPSLEVPCSRALPRGLWPGQVIVLRGLVLPEPKDLNWTEEVGVGRHRIRPHEKSVLLSPSIPVAQLHTEPAGRGRSRARDAPGFLRRQNSGLDLALGVQEADLSPLPLLSTAILRGAAPVPGGRAEAGAQRAGPGHHQPPAADPGATAGAPGQWQCPALLRPLLRSEPGTPPGKGRAMPGTP; from the exons GTGGTTCCTTATGTTGCGACAATTTTCGGTGGCCTGCGTGCGGGCAAGATGGTCATGCTACAGGGAGTGGTCCCTCTAGAGGCACGCAG GTTCCAGATAGACTTCCAGTGCGGCTGCAGCGTGCACCCCCGGCCGGATATCGCCGTCCACTTCAACCCTCGCTTCCACACCACCAAGCCCCACGTCATCTGCAACACCCTGCACTCGGGGCGCTGGGAGGCCGAGGCCCGGTGGCCCCGCGTGCCCCTGCAGAGAGGAGCCCCTTTCcgcctcctctttctctttggaaATGAGGACATGAAG GTGAGTGTGAATGGACAACACTTTCTCCACTACCGCTACCGGCTCCCGCTGTCCCGTGTAGACACCCTGGGCATATTTGGTGACATCCTGGTGGAGGCTATTGGATTCCTGAACATCAGC CCATTTGCGGAGGGCGGCAGCGAGTACCCAGTTGGATAC CCCTTCCTGCTGAAGAGCCCCAGCCTG GAGGTGCCCTGCTCACGTGCCCTTCCCCGGGGTCTCTGGCCCGGACAGGTCATCGTGCTGCGGGGGCTGGTCTTGCCGGAGCCCAAGGA CTTGAACTGGACAGAGGAAGTCGGAGTTGGAAGGCACAGAATTCGTCCGCATGAAAaatctgtccttctctctccgTCCATCCCCGTAGCACAG CTTCACACTGAGCCTGCGGGACGAGGCCGCTCACGTGCCCGTGATGCTCCGGGCTTCCTTCGCAGACAGAACTCTGGCCTGGATCTCGCGCTGGGGGTGCAAGAAGCTGATCTCAGCCCCCTTCCTCTTCTATCCACAGCGATTCTTCGAG GTGCTGCTCCTGTGCCAGGAGGGAGGGCTGAAGCTGGCGCTCAACGGGCAGGGCCTGGGCACCACCAGCCTCCAGCGGCAGACCCTGGAGCGACTGCGGGAGCTCCGGGTCAGTGGCAGTGTCCAGCTCTACTGCGTCCACTGCTGAGGAGTGAGCCGGGGACCCcaccagggaaggggagggccaTGCCCGGCACCCCTTGA
- the LGALS12 gene encoding galectin-12 isoform X7 has product MSPGEKLDPLPDPFILQPPIFHPVSVNGQHFLHYRYRLPLSRVDTLGIFGDILVEAIGFLNISPFAEGGSEYPVGYPFLLKSPSLEVPCSRALPRGLWPGQVIVLRGLVLPEPKDLNWTEEVGVGRHRIRPHEKSVLLSPSIPVAQLHTEPAGRGRSRARDAPGFLRRQNSGLDLALGVQEADLSPLPLLSTAILRGAAPVPGGRAEAGAQRAGPGHHQPPAADPGATAGAPGQWQCPALLRPLLRSEPGTPPGKGRAMPGTP; this is encoded by the exons GTGAGTGTGAATGGACAACACTTTCTCCACTACCGCTACCGGCTCCCGCTGTCCCGTGTAGACACCCTGGGCATATTTGGTGACATCCTGGTGGAGGCTATTGGATTCCTGAACATCAGC CCATTTGCGGAGGGCGGCAGCGAGTACCCAGTTGGATAC CCCTTCCTGCTGAAGAGCCCCAGCCTG GAGGTGCCCTGCTCACGTGCCCTTCCCCGGGGTCTCTGGCCCGGACAGGTCATCGTGCTGCGGGGGCTGGTCTTGCCGGAGCCCAAGGA CTTGAACTGGACAGAGGAAGTCGGAGTTGGAAGGCACAGAATTCGTCCGCATGAAAaatctgtccttctctctccgTCCATCCCCGTAGCACAG CTTCACACTGAGCCTGCGGGACGAGGCCGCTCACGTGCCCGTGATGCTCCGGGCTTCCTTCGCAGACAGAACTCTGGCCTGGATCTCGCGCTGGGGGTGCAAGAAGCTGATCTCAGCCCCCTTCCTCTTCTATCCACAGCGATTCTTCGAG GTGCTGCTCCTGTGCCAGGAGGGAGGGCTGAAGCTGGCGCTCAACGGGCAGGGCCTGGGCACCACCAGCCTCCAGCGGCAGACCCTGGAGCGACTGCGGGAGCTCCGGGTCAGTGGCAGTGTCCAGCTCTACTGCGTCCACTGCTGAGGAGTGAGCCGGGGACCCcaccagggaaggggagggccaTGCCCGGCACCCCTTGA
- the LGALS12 gene encoding galectin-12 isoform X4 — protein MSPGEKLDPLPDPFILQPPIFHPVVPYVATIFGGLRAGKMVMLQGVVPLEARRFQIDFQCGCSVHPRPDIAVHFNPRFHTTKPHVICNTLHSGRWEAEARWPRVPLQRGAPFRLLFLFGNEDMKVSVNGQHFLHYRYRLPLSRVDTLGIFGDILVEAIGFLNISPFAEGGSEYPVGYPFLLKSPSLLHTEPAGRGRSRARDAPGFLRRQNSGLDLALGVQEADLSPLPLLSTAILRGAAPVPGGRAEAGAQRAGPGHHQPPAADPGATAGAPGQWQCPALLRPLLRSEPGTPPGKGRAMPGTP, from the exons GTGGTTCCTTATGTTGCGACAATTTTCGGTGGCCTGCGTGCGGGCAAGATGGTCATGCTACAGGGAGTGGTCCCTCTAGAGGCACGCAG GTTCCAGATAGACTTCCAGTGCGGCTGCAGCGTGCACCCCCGGCCGGATATCGCCGTCCACTTCAACCCTCGCTTCCACACCACCAAGCCCCACGTCATCTGCAACACCCTGCACTCGGGGCGCTGGGAGGCCGAGGCCCGGTGGCCCCGCGTGCCCCTGCAGAGAGGAGCCCCTTTCcgcctcctctttctctttggaaATGAGGACATGAAG GTGAGTGTGAATGGACAACACTTTCTCCACTACCGCTACCGGCTCCCGCTGTCCCGTGTAGACACCCTGGGCATATTTGGTGACATCCTGGTGGAGGCTATTGGATTCCTGAACATCAGC CCATTTGCGGAGGGCGGCAGCGAGTACCCAGTTGGATAC CCCTTCCTGCTGAAGAGCCCCAGCCTG CTTCACACTGAGCCTGCGGGACGAGGCCGCTCACGTGCCCGTGATGCTCCGGGCTTCCTTCGCAGACAGAACTCTGGCCTGGATCTCGCGCTGGGGGTGCAAGAAGCTGATCTCAGCCCCCTTCCTCTTCTATCCACAGCGATTCTTCGAG GTGCTGCTCCTGTGCCAGGAGGGAGGGCTGAAGCTGGCGCTCAACGGGCAGGGCCTGGGCACCACCAGCCTCCAGCGGCAGACCCTGGAGCGACTGCGGGAGCTCCGGGTCAGTGGCAGTGTCCAGCTCTACTGCGTCCACTGCTGAGGAGTGAGCCGGGGACCCcaccagggaaggggagggccaTGCCCGGCACCCCTTGA
- the LGALS12 gene encoding galectin-12 isoform X2, giving the protein MSPGEKLDPLPDPFILQPPIFHPVVPYVATIFGGLRAGKMVMLQGVVPLEARRFQIDFQCGCSVHPRPDIAVHFNPRFHTTKPHVICNTLHSGRWEAEARWPRVPLQRGAPFRLLFLFGNEDMKVSVNGQHFLHYRYRLPLSRVDTLGIFGDILVEAIGFLNISPFLLKSPSLEVPCSRALPRGLWPGQVIVLRGLVLPEPKDLNWTEEVGVGRHRIRPHEKSVLLSPSIPVAQLHTEPAGRGRSRARDAPGFLRRQNSGLDLALGVQEADLSPLPLLSTAILRGAAPVPGGRAEAGAQRAGPGHHQPPAADPGATAGAPGQWQCPALLRPLLRSEPGTPPGKGRAMPGTP; this is encoded by the exons GTGGTTCCTTATGTTGCGACAATTTTCGGTGGCCTGCGTGCGGGCAAGATGGTCATGCTACAGGGAGTGGTCCCTCTAGAGGCACGCAG GTTCCAGATAGACTTCCAGTGCGGCTGCAGCGTGCACCCCCGGCCGGATATCGCCGTCCACTTCAACCCTCGCTTCCACACCACCAAGCCCCACGTCATCTGCAACACCCTGCACTCGGGGCGCTGGGAGGCCGAGGCCCGGTGGCCCCGCGTGCCCCTGCAGAGAGGAGCCCCTTTCcgcctcctctttctctttggaaATGAGGACATGAAG GTGAGTGTGAATGGACAACACTTTCTCCACTACCGCTACCGGCTCCCGCTGTCCCGTGTAGACACCCTGGGCATATTTGGTGACATCCTGGTGGAGGCTATTGGATTCCTGAACATCAGC CCCTTCCTGCTGAAGAGCCCCAGCCTG GAGGTGCCCTGCTCACGTGCCCTTCCCCGGGGTCTCTGGCCCGGACAGGTCATCGTGCTGCGGGGGCTGGTCTTGCCGGAGCCCAAGGA CTTGAACTGGACAGAGGAAGTCGGAGTTGGAAGGCACAGAATTCGTCCGCATGAAAaatctgtccttctctctccgTCCATCCCCGTAGCACAG CTTCACACTGAGCCTGCGGGACGAGGCCGCTCACGTGCCCGTGATGCTCCGGGCTTCCTTCGCAGACAGAACTCTGGCCTGGATCTCGCGCTGGGGGTGCAAGAAGCTGATCTCAGCCCCCTTCCTCTTCTATCCACAGCGATTCTTCGAG GTGCTGCTCCTGTGCCAGGAGGGAGGGCTGAAGCTGGCGCTCAACGGGCAGGGCCTGGGCACCACCAGCCTCCAGCGGCAGACCCTGGAGCGACTGCGGGAGCTCCGGGTCAGTGGCAGTGTCCAGCTCTACTGCGTCCACTGCTGAGGAGTGAGCCGGGGACCCcaccagggaaggggagggccaTGCCCGGCACCCCTTGA
- the LGALS12 gene encoding galectin-12 isoform X5: MSPGEKLDPLPDPFILQPPIFHPVVPYVATIFGGLRAGKMVMLQGVVPLEARRFQIDFQCGCSVHPRPDIAVHFNPRFHTTKPHVICNTLHSGRWEAEARWPRVPLQRGAPFRLLFLFGNEDMKVSVNGQHFLHYRYRLPLSRVDTLGIFGDILVEAIGFLNISPFLLKSPSLLHTEPAGRGRSRARDAPGFLRRQNSGLDLALGVQEADLSPLPLLSTAILRGAAPVPGGRAEAGAQRAGPGHHQPPAADPGATAGAPGQWQCPALLRPLLRSEPGTPPGKGRAMPGTP, encoded by the exons GTGGTTCCTTATGTTGCGACAATTTTCGGTGGCCTGCGTGCGGGCAAGATGGTCATGCTACAGGGAGTGGTCCCTCTAGAGGCACGCAG GTTCCAGATAGACTTCCAGTGCGGCTGCAGCGTGCACCCCCGGCCGGATATCGCCGTCCACTTCAACCCTCGCTTCCACACCACCAAGCCCCACGTCATCTGCAACACCCTGCACTCGGGGCGCTGGGAGGCCGAGGCCCGGTGGCCCCGCGTGCCCCTGCAGAGAGGAGCCCCTTTCcgcctcctctttctctttggaaATGAGGACATGAAG GTGAGTGTGAATGGACAACACTTTCTCCACTACCGCTACCGGCTCCCGCTGTCCCGTGTAGACACCCTGGGCATATTTGGTGACATCCTGGTGGAGGCTATTGGATTCCTGAACATCAGC CCCTTCCTGCTGAAGAGCCCCAGCCTG CTTCACACTGAGCCTGCGGGACGAGGCCGCTCACGTGCCCGTGATGCTCCGGGCTTCCTTCGCAGACAGAACTCTGGCCTGGATCTCGCGCTGGGGGTGCAAGAAGCTGATCTCAGCCCCCTTCCTCTTCTATCCACAGCGATTCTTCGAG GTGCTGCTCCTGTGCCAGGAGGGAGGGCTGAAGCTGGCGCTCAACGGGCAGGGCCTGGGCACCACCAGCCTCCAGCGGCAGACCCTGGAGCGACTGCGGGAGCTCCGGGTCAGTGGCAGTGTCCAGCTCTACTGCGTCCACTGCTGAGGAGTGAGCCGGGGACCCcaccagggaaggggagggccaTGCCCGGCACCCCTTGA
- the LGALS12 gene encoding galectin-12 isoform X6 codes for MSPGEKLDPLPDPFILQPPIFHPVVPYVATIFGGLRAGKMVMLQGVVPLEARRFQIDFQCGCSVHPRPDIAVHFNPRFHTTKPHVICNTLHSGRWEAEARWPRVPLQRGAPFRLLFLFGNEDMKVSVNGQHFLHYRYRLPLSRVDTLGIFGDILVEAIGFLNISLHTEPAGRGRSRARDAPGFLRRQNSGLDLALGVQEADLSPLPLLSTAILRGAAPVPGGRAEAGAQRAGPGHHQPPAADPGATAGAPGQWQCPALLRPLLRSEPGTPPGKGRAMPGTP; via the exons GTGGTTCCTTATGTTGCGACAATTTTCGGTGGCCTGCGTGCGGGCAAGATGGTCATGCTACAGGGAGTGGTCCCTCTAGAGGCACGCAG GTTCCAGATAGACTTCCAGTGCGGCTGCAGCGTGCACCCCCGGCCGGATATCGCCGTCCACTTCAACCCTCGCTTCCACACCACCAAGCCCCACGTCATCTGCAACACCCTGCACTCGGGGCGCTGGGAGGCCGAGGCCCGGTGGCCCCGCGTGCCCCTGCAGAGAGGAGCCCCTTTCcgcctcctctttctctttggaaATGAGGACATGAAG GTGAGTGTGAATGGACAACACTTTCTCCACTACCGCTACCGGCTCCCGCTGTCCCGTGTAGACACCCTGGGCATATTTGGTGACATCCTGGTGGAGGCTATTGGATTCCTGAACATCAGC CTTCACACTGAGCCTGCGGGACGAGGCCGCTCACGTGCCCGTGATGCTCCGGGCTTCCTTCGCAGACAGAACTCTGGCCTGGATCTCGCGCTGGGGGTGCAAGAAGCTGATCTCAGCCCCCTTCCTCTTCTATCCACAGCGATTCTTCGAG GTGCTGCTCCTGTGCCAGGAGGGAGGGCTGAAGCTGGCGCTCAACGGGCAGGGCCTGGGCACCACCAGCCTCCAGCGGCAGACCCTGGAGCGACTGCGGGAGCTCCGGGTCAGTGGCAGTGTCCAGCTCTACTGCGTCCACTGCTGAGGAGTGAGCCGGGGACCCcaccagggaaggggagggccaTGCCCGGCACCCCTTGA
- the LGALS12 gene encoding galectin-12 isoform X3 has translation MSPGEKLDPLPDPFILQPPIFHPVVPYVATIFGGLRAGKMVMLQGVVPLEARRFQIDFQCGCSVHPRPDIAVHFNPRFHTTKPHVICNTLHSGRWEAEARWPRVPLQRGAPFRLLFLFGNEDMKVSVNGQHFLHYRYRLPLSRVDTLGIFGDILVEAIGFLNISPFAEGGSEYPVGYPFLLKSPSLEVPCSRALPRGLWPGQVIVLRGLVLPEPKDFTLSLRDEAAHVPVMLRASFADRTLAWISRWGCKKLISAPFLFYPQRFFEVLLLCQEGGLKLALNGQGLGTTSLQRQTLERLRELRVSGSVQLYCVHC, from the exons GTGGTTCCTTATGTTGCGACAATTTTCGGTGGCCTGCGTGCGGGCAAGATGGTCATGCTACAGGGAGTGGTCCCTCTAGAGGCACGCAG GTTCCAGATAGACTTCCAGTGCGGCTGCAGCGTGCACCCCCGGCCGGATATCGCCGTCCACTTCAACCCTCGCTTCCACACCACCAAGCCCCACGTCATCTGCAACACCCTGCACTCGGGGCGCTGGGAGGCCGAGGCCCGGTGGCCCCGCGTGCCCCTGCAGAGAGGAGCCCCTTTCcgcctcctctttctctttggaaATGAGGACATGAAG GTGAGTGTGAATGGACAACACTTTCTCCACTACCGCTACCGGCTCCCGCTGTCCCGTGTAGACACCCTGGGCATATTTGGTGACATCCTGGTGGAGGCTATTGGATTCCTGAACATCAGC CCATTTGCGGAGGGCGGCAGCGAGTACCCAGTTGGATAC CCCTTCCTGCTGAAGAGCCCCAGCCTG GAGGTGCCCTGCTCACGTGCCCTTCCCCGGGGTCTCTGGCCCGGACAGGTCATCGTGCTGCGGGGGCTGGTCTTGCCGGAGCCCAAGGA CTTCACACTGAGCCTGCGGGACGAGGCCGCTCACGTGCCCGTGATGCTCCGGGCTTCCTTCGCAGACAGAACTCTGGCCTGGATCTCGCGCTGGGGGTGCAAGAAGCTGATCTCAGCCCCCTTCCTCTTCTATCCACAGCGATTCTTCGAG GTGCTGCTCCTGTGCCAGGAGGGAGGGCTGAAGCTGGCGCTCAACGGGCAGGGCCTGGGCACCACCAGCCTCCAGCGGCAGACCCTGGAGCGACTGCGGGAGCTCCGGGTCAGTGGCAGTGTCCAGCTCTACTGCGTCCACTGCTGA